The Triplophysa rosa linkage group LG15, Trosa_1v2, whole genome shotgun sequence genome has a segment encoding these proteins:
- the cdc42bpb gene encoding serine/threonine-protein kinase MRCK beta isoform X4, with the protein MSAKVRLKKLEQLLLDGHQKNEKSLSVETLLDILICLYNECSNSPLKREKHVTEFLEWVKPFTTTVKEMRLHRDDFEMLKVIGRGAFGEVAVVKMKHTERVYAMKILNKWEMLKRAETACFREEREVLVNGDCQWITTLHYAFQDDNYLYLVMDYYVGGDLLTLLSKFEDRLPEDMAKFYVAEMVLAIHSIHQQRYVHRDIKPDNVLLDLNGHIRLADFGSCLKMMQDGTVQSSVAVGTPDYISPEILQAMEDGMGKYGPECDWWSLGVCMYEMLYGETPFYAESLVETYGKIMNHEERFQFPSHITDVSEEAKDLIQRLICSRERRLGQQGIEDFKKHPFFAGINWENIRNTEAPYIPDVSSPSDTSNFDVDDDVLKNLDIVPPVSHTGFTGQHLPFVGFTYTTESCFSDRGSLRRVVFTDGGAGEDLQDGGLQVEAFEKRIRCLEQEKQELSRKLQESTQAVQSLHGSGRGAGTLGRDKEIKKLNEEIDRLKKKLADSDRLEHQLEEAVTLRQDFESSSTKLKALDKQVRALRHEKEEIHKQLVESLDRLKSQTKELKDAHQQRKLAMQEFSEVNERMAELRSQKQRLSRQLRDKEEEMEVVMQKLDAMRQDIRKTEKARKELESQLEDACAEASKERKLREHSEVYSKQLESELETLKVKQGSGRASGLGSETQQELTKVKSELDKKVLFFEEELVRREASHTTELKNMRKELHDSESQQLSQHKELLVLKDKLEKAKRERQTEMDEATGTLKDKYERERNLLTEENRKLTAETDRLCTFVDKLTAQNRQLEDELQDLASKKESVAHWEAQIAEIIQWVSDEKDARGYLQALASKMTEELESLRSSSLGSRTLDPLWKVRRSQKLDMSARLELQSALEAEIRAKQLVQEELRKVKAANISFESKLKDTEVKNRELEEQMENLKKEMEESRSRTDKGLKLPDFQDSIFEYFNTSPLAHDLTFRDAVSSSSASSLLALWDEPSSIGDGETTPQKSETSPSVASEQDEPAKPQATTPAASSPLYQPTLSAPKPKAHQLSIKTFSSPTQCTHCTSLMVGQIRQGYACEVCSFICHVSCKENAPQLCPIPPEQAKRPLGIDVHRGIGTAYKGFVRIPKPTGVKKGWQRAYAVVCDCKLFLYEVSEGKSTQPVVMASQVLDLRDEGFCVSSVLASDVIHASRKDIPCIFRVTSSTLNSPIQPVPLLVLAESEAEKRKWVGILEGLQNILAKNHLKNRVVHLLHEAYDSSLPAIKTTQSAAIVDRERVALGTEDGLFVVEITRDVIVRAADCKKVSQIELIPKEKMVALLCGRSRHVHLYPWAALEGVEGAFDAKLTETKGCQSLTIGTLHPGGPACLLAGVKRQVLCYEITRAKPHHRKLWEVQAPGIAQWLRIVRDRLCVGYPSGFALLAMQGESSPVSLVSPADPSLAFLAQQPMDALHAMEVGANEFLLCFSQLGVYVDAQGRRSRTQELMWPAMPLACSSNSNYLTVYSDYGVDVFDVHTTEWVQTISLRKIRPLNVEGSLNMLCIEQPHLIYFSNNSSDGCELAIPETSDNSKKLMVRTRSKRKFLFKVPEEERLQQRREMLRDPEMRSKLISNPTNFNHVAHMGPGDGMQVLMDLPLQPSETPSPSSSRHHALISPPTNFEHVYHMSPVSAGLYLQKEPSSQQSLLQFSSSSSSPSTSSLGRSVMPSQDDPSAGKPRPLSSISRQQKSKTHITRTASGGGDFGGAGSSRSISDQDQDYEREPDSDSTKHSTPSNSSNPSSPPSPNSPHRSQLTLDSLDQSLDG; encoded by the exons actgcgtgtttcagagaagagagggaagtcCTGGTGAATGGAGACTGCCAGTGGATCACCACCCTGCATTATGCCTTCCAGGATGACAACTACCTG TACTTGGTGATGGATTATTACGTGGGTGGTGACCTGCTGACTCTGCTTAGTAAGTTTGAGGACCGACTCCCGGAGGACATGGCCAAGTTTTATGTGGCGGAGATGGTGCTTGCTATCCACTCCATCCACCAGCAGCGCTATGTACACAG ggaCATTAAACCCGACAACGTTCTGCTAGACTTGAACGGTCACATTCGTCTCGCGGACTTCGGCTCCTGTCTGAAAATGATGCAAGATGGAACG GTCCAGTCTTCAGTGGCTGTGGGCACACCGGACTACATCTCTCCAGAGATCCTGCAGGCCATGGAGGATGGCATGGGGAAGTATGGACCAGAATGTGACTGGTGGTCTCTAGGGGTCTGCATGTACGAGATGCTGTACGGTGAGACGCCCTTCTATGCCGAGTCCTTGGTGGAGACCTACGGAAAGATCATGAACCATGAG GAGCGTTTCCAGTTCCCCTCCCACATCACAGATGTGTCTGAAGAGGCTAAAGACCTGATCCAGCGGCTGATCTGCAGCAGAGAGCGCAGGCTGGGGCAGCAAGGTATTGAGGATTTCAAGAAACACCCGTTCTTTGCAGGCATCAACTGGGAAAACATCCGCAACACAGAGGCTCCGTACATCCCTGACGTGAGCTCTCCGTCGGACACCTCAAACTTTGATGTGGACGACGATGTGCTGAAAAACCTG GACATCGTTCCGCCAGTCTCGCACACGGGTTTCACCGGGCAGCACCTGCCCTTCGTGGGCTTCACCTACACCACAGAGAGCTGCTTCTCAGACCGAGGGAGCTTAAGGAGGGTGGTATTTACAGACGGAGGTGCTGGGGAAGATCTCCAAGACGGGGGGTTGCAGGTGGAGGCCTTCGAGAAGAGGATTCGCTGCCTGGAGCAAGAAAAGCAGGAGCTGAGTCGCAAGCTGCAGG AATCCACTCAGGCGGTTCAGTCTCTTCATGGCTCTGGGCGCGGAGCTGGCACACTCGGCCGCGATAAAGAGATTAAAAAACTCAATGAGGAAATCGATCGACTGAAGAAGAAACTGGCAG ACTCTGATAGGCTGGAGCACCAGCTGGAGGAGGCTGTGACTCTTCGACAGGACTTTGAAAGTTCCTCCACTAAACTAAAGGCCCTGGACAAGCAAGTCAGAGCTCTCAGGCATGAGAAAGAGGAGATTCATAAG CAACTTGTGGAGTCTCTGGACCGCCTTAAGTCTCAGACCAAGGAGCTGAAGGACGCCCACCAGCAGAGGAAACTGGCCATGCAGGAGTTCTCCGAGGTGAATGAGCGCATGGCCGAGCTGCGCTCGCAGAAGCAGCGTCTGTCGCGGCAGCTCCGGGACAAGGAGGAGGAGATGGAGGTGGTTATGCAGAAGCTCGATGCCATGCGGCAGGACATCCGCAAAACCGAGAAGGCCCGCAAGGAG CTGGAGTCTCAACTGGAGGACGCGTGTGCCGAAGCCTCTAAGGAGCGTAAGCTCAGAGAGCACAGTGAAGTCTACTCCAAACAACTGGAGAGCGAGTTGGAAACACTCAAG GTGAAGCAGGGAAGCGGCCGTGCGTCAGGCCTAGGGTCAGAGACCCAGCAGGAGCTCACCAAGGTGAAGTCGGAGCTGGATAAAAAGGTGCTGTTCTTTGAGGAGGAGCTGGTGAGGCGTGAAGCTTCTCACACTACAGAGCTGAAGAACATGAGGAAGGAGCTTCATGACTCTGAGAGCCAGCAGTTGTCGCAGCACAAAGAGCTGCTGGTGCTCAAAGACAAACTGGAAAAGGCCAAGAGAGAGCG GCAAACTGAGATGGACGAGGCCACAGGCACCCTGAAAGACAAGTATGAACGTGAACGCAATCTCCTGACCGAGGAAAACCGCAAACTCACTGCAGAAACAGACAGG CTCTGCACATTCGTGGACAAGTTGACCGCTCAGAACAGGCAGCTTGAGGATGAGCTCCAGGATCTAGCATCTAAAAAAGAGAGCGTAGCACACTGGGAAGCGCAGATCGCCGAGATCATCCAATG GGTCAGCGATGAGAAAGATGCACGTGGATACCTTCAGGCTTTGGCCTCCAAGATGACGGAGGAGTTGGAGTCTCTGCGTAGCTCCAGTCTGGGATCCAGAACGCTG GATCCCTTGTGGAAGGTGCGTCGCAGTCAGAAATTGGACATGTCTGCCCGTCTGGAACTGCAGTCGGCCTTAGAAGCTGAAATCCGTGCCAAGCAACTGGTTCAGGAAGAGCTGCGCAAGGTCAAAGCGGCCAACATCTCTTTTGAGAG CAAACTGAAGGATACAGAGGTCAAGAACAGAGAGCTGGAAGAACAGATGGAGAACTTGAAGAAGGAAATGGAGGAGAGCCGCTCACGGACAGACAAAg GCCTGAAGCTGCCAGACTTTCAGGACTCCATCTTCGAGTACTTCAATACCTCCCCCCTCGCTCATGACCTGACATTCAGA GACGCTGTATCCTCCTCATCCGCATCATCTCTGCTTGCGCTTTGGGATGAA CCAAGCTCTATTGGTGATGGGGAGACCACACCCCAGAAGTCAGAAACCTCCCCATCGGTGGCTTCAGAACAGGAT GAACCAGCGAAGCCTCAAGCTACCACCCCTGCTGCTTCGTCTCCACTTTATCAGCCCACTCTCAGTGCACCAAAG CCTAAAGCTCACCAGCTGAGCATCAAGACCTTCTCCAGCCCGACTCAGTGCACTCACTGTACCTCTCTGATGGTGGGGCAGATCCGACAAGGCTACGCCTGCGAAG TATGCTCTTTCATCTGCCACGTGTCGTGCAAAGAAAACGCGCCGCAGCTTTGCCCCATTCCTCCGGAGCAGGCCAAGAGACCTCTGGGTATTGATGTGCACAGAGGCATTGGCACAGCTTACAAAGGCTTTGTCAGG ATCCCAAAGCCCACAGGAGTGAAGAAGGGCTGGCAGAGAGCGTACGCTGTAGTGTGTGACTGTAAACTCTTCCTCTATGAGGTGTCTGAAGGGAAGTCCACTCAGCCTGTTGTTATGGCCAGTCAAGTTCTCGACTTGAG AGATGAGGGCTTTTGTGTAAGCTCTGTGTTGGCCTCTGACGTGATCCATGCCAGCCGTAAAGACATTCCTTGCATATTCAGG GTAACATCATCCACTCTGAACTCCCCGATCCAACCGGTGCCTCTGCTGGTCTTGGCTGAGAGCGAGGCGGAGAAGAGGAAGTGGGTGGGAATCCTGGAGGGTCTGCAGAACATCTTGGCCAAGAACCACCTGAAGAACCGTGTAGTTCATCTCCTGCACGAGGCTTACGACAGCAGCCTTCCCGCCATCAAAACGACACAATCAGCTGCCATCGTAG ATCGAGAGCGAGTCGCCTTGGGGACCGAAGATGGCCTGTTTGTAGTTGAGATCACCAGAGATG TCATCGTTCGTGCCGCCGACTGTAAAAAGGTCAGCCAGATTGAACTCATTCCAAAAGAGAAGATGGTGGCCCTGCTTTGCGGTCGGAGCCGTCATGTCCACTTATACCCCTGGGCGGCTTTAGAAGGTGTCGAAGGTGCTTTCGATGCCAAgctcacagaaacaaaaggctGCCAGTCTCTGACCATAGGTACCCTACACCCCGGTGGCCCGGCGTGTCTTCTGGCTGGTGTAAAGCGACAGGTCCTCTGCTACGAAATCACACGTGCAAAGCCTCACCATCGCAAACTGTGGGAGGTGCAGGCGCCCGGTATCGCCCAGTGGCTCAGAATCGTCCGTGATCGGCTGTGCGTGGGTTACCCATCAGGCTTTGCTTTGCTGGCCATGCAGGGAGAGTCTTCCCCCGTCAGTCTGGTGAGCCCCGCAGACCCCTCGCTAGCGTTTTTGGCCCAACAGCCTATGGACGCCCTGCACGCTATGGAAGTAGGGGCCAATGAATTTCTGCTGTGCTTCAGTCAGCTGGGAGTGTACGTGGACGCTCAGGGACGGAGGTCTCGAACGCAGGAGCTAATGTGGCCAGCCATGCCGCTTGCTTGCA GTTCAAATTCCAACTACCTGACCGTGTACAGTGATTATGGAGTAGATGTGTTTGATGTCCACACTACAGAATGGGTCCAGACCATTTCTTTAAGAAAG ATTCGACCTCTGAATGTGGAGGGCAGTCTGAACATGTTGTGCATCGAGCAGCCCCATCTTATCTACTTCAGCAACAACTCCTCAG ACGGCTGTGAACTGGCCATCCCCGAGACCTCAGACAACAGCAAGAAGTTGATGGTGAGGACACGCAGCAAGAGGAAGTTCCTCTTTAAAGTGCCAGAGGAGGAGCGGCTACAGCAGAGAAG ggAGATGCTGAGGGATCCCGAGATGAGATCAAAGCTGATCTCCAACCCCACCAACTTCAACCACGTTGCTCACATGGGCCCGGGTGATGGCATGCAGGTCCTCATGGATTTACCCCTG CAGCCGAGCGAGACTCCCTCCCCCTCATCCTCTCGCCATCACGCCCTGATCTCCCCTCCGACCAACTTTGAGCACGTCTATCACATGAGCCCCGTCTCTGCCGGGCTCTATCTGCAGAAAGAGCCTTCTTCACAGCAGAGCCTGCTTCAgttctcctcttcctcctcctctccttCCACATCCTCCCTGGGAAGG AGTGTGATGCCTTCCCAGGATGACCCATCTGCCGGAAAGCCCCGCCCTCTGTCTAGCATCTCACGGCAACAGAAAAGCAAGACCCACATCACCCGCACTGCCTCAG gaggaggagatTTTGGAGGAGCGGGGTCGTCTCGCAGTATTTCTGATCAAGATCAAGACTACGAAAGAGAG CCCGACTCTGACTCCACCAAACACTCCACCCCCTCCAACAGCTCCAACCCCAGCAGCCCCCCGAGCCCCAACTCTCCCCACCGCAGTCAGCTCACTCTGGACAGCCTGGATCAAAGCCTGGACGGCTGA